The nucleotide sequence ATAGGTCGCGAACGTGTTCTCGTCTCACCGCACCCGTTCCAGGTCTCCGCACATCGGACTTCTTCCGCCTCGCCGGGCGAGGTCCGTCACGCCGCCGCGGTCTCCACCGAATCCGACTCGTCGCCATCGATCGAGCCCTCGATCACCAACGTGTCGCGCATGCGCAGATACTCGTCGAAGATGCCTTCGACTTCGTCGAGCGAGTTCACGGCGTGGAGCTTCTTGCGGAGGTCGGCCGACGCCGGCAGTCCCTTGACGTACCAGCCGAGGTGCTTGCGGAACTCGATCGCCGCACCGCGGCGGTCGGGCTCGTAGGCAGCCGCCATGCGTGCGTGATCCAGCGCGATTGCAAATCGCGCGTCGATGGTCGGCGCCGGGCGCATCGGCCGACCCTCGAGCAGGTCGCGCGTTTGATCGAAGATCCATGGTTGACCGAAGGATCCTCGAGCGATCATGACGCCGGCGCATTTGGTCTCGTGGTACATGCGCACGGCGTCCTCGGGCGTCTTGATGTCACCGTTGCCGAGGACCGGGATGTCGAGCGCGTCGACGACGGCGGCGATCTCCTCCCAGCACGCGTTGCCGGTGTACATCTGTGTGCGCGTCCGCGGGTGGAGCGTGAGCACGCGGGCGCCGGCATCCTGGCAGCGTAGCGCGATCGTTACCGGATCGCGCATCTCCTCATTCCACCCGCTGCGGATCTTGCACGTGACGGGGAGCGACGTGCTCCGCGCGACGGCGCGAAGGACGTCCTGCACGAGGTTGAGGTCCTTTAGACAGCCCGAGCCGCCATTTCGCTTCACGACCTTTTTGACCGGGCAGCCGAAGTTGATGTCGATGAACTCGGGCTGGAACACGTCGGTCACGAAGGCGGCGGCTTCGCCCATCGCCGCGGGATCGGCCCCGAAGATCTGGACGCCGATCGGCCGCTCGTCGGGGCCGAACCGGAGCTTGTCGATGGTCGCGGGGTTCTCCCGCCGGATGCCTTCGGCGGACAGAAATTCCGTGATGACGACGTCCGCGCCAAAGCCGCGGCAGAGCCGCCGGAAGGGCGACTCCGACACGCCGGCCATCGGCGCGAGGTAGAGCGGGACGGCCGCATCGAGCGGAAACGGGAAAGGCGCCATTCTCAAAAGCTAAGAGACGCCCGAAGTCCAAGCAACGCGCGCATTTGACACACGTTCCGGGGTCGAATAGCTTCGCAGGTTCACGCCTACTGACTGCCTTCCTTTCGACCCGCAACGGATGGAACTGCGAGAGTTTTTCAGCGAAGACGCGATCGAGCTCAACATCAAGGGGACGACCAAGGACGAGGTCCTCAAAGAGCTGATCGGGCTCCTCAAGCTCGACGAGAAATCAGAGGGAATGCTGTTCAAGATGCTCAAGCGGCGCGAGAACCTCGGCTCGACCGGAATCGGGCGAGGCATCGCGATTCCTCACTGCCGCTCGCTCGTCGTGAACAAGCTGCGCGTCGCCTTCGGCCGCCGAAGAGAGGGGATCGACTTCAAGGCGATCGACGAGAAGCCGGTCAATTTCTTTTTCCTCATCGTCGCGCCGCCGCTCGAGGTCTCGAATCAGTACCTCCCCGTGCTCGGCAAGATCGCGCAGTTCAGCAAAGAGGCTGACGTTCCGGCGAGGCTGTTGGAGCTGACGGAACCGAAGCAGTTCTTGGCGTTATTGGAAGAAAAGGGAGTCTGAGCTGAGGACTGCCAGACTCCGAGACTGCCGAAGTCCGAGACTGCCGAACTCCGAAACGTCCTAACTCCGAGACTGCGAAACTTCCGGACTCCGAGACTGCCGCAGCTCGAGGCTACCGAGCTCCGAGAGACCGACCAGGGGCGACAAGCGTGATCGAGTCCGATCGCCTGGCGCTGTTTGGCTTTGGCCCTCGGCGTTCGGCAGTTTTCGGAGCACGGACGTTTGGGAGTGAGGCAGTTTCGGAGCATGGCCCTCTCACCGGACGGCCGCACGTCACCTCCCTCCTATCCAAACAGCCAGTGAGACCACGCTCGGCACATACACCGCGGCGTACAACGCTCCGATCCCCAATTCTTTGAGCAGCGTGCTTCCGTTGCTTCCGCCGTATACGCGGCGCAACGAAAAGTGGGCGTAGAGCGGCGCCCAAATGAACTGAAGAATTCCGGCCGCGATGATCAGTGCCATGACGTGCGTGAATCGCGAAAGGACGCCGATTCCCAGCGCGACGAAGAAAAAGGTCTGCACGTGGATCGTGAAGTACAGATGTTCGACGAAACCCCGTCCGCGGTAAAAGAGCGCCACGATGAGTGCGAAGACGGGCAGCAAGGCGAACATCAGCCTCGGCATGACCTCGGTGAAATCCTTCTGAAACCCCTGCGGATCGGTACCGAGGCGTCGCAACGCGGGACGGAGAGGCTTCGGAGCGCTGGGCACTGAAGCGAGGATCACTTCACGTTGATCGGCCGTCAGCTGGTCGGGCGTGTGGCTTCCGAGTCCGACCGTGATCTTGGCGTTCCCTACGTCGCCGACCTTCGCCAACTCTCCGGGGGCAATCGACGAAGGCGCGGCCGCTGAGAGCAGAAAGTAGACGAGGCTCACGCTCAGATAGAGACGCAGCGGCGTGATGTAGCGCGCCCGCTTGCCGTCGAGGAAATCGACGGTGAGCTGCCCGGGACGTGTCACGAGGAGCCGCAGCGTCGCCGCCAGTTTCCCATCCCAACCCGAGAATTCCGCGAACGCTTCGCCGAGCAGCTCGCGAAGCGATGGACGCGGAGGAACGGCGCGCTGCCCGCAGTTCGAGCAGAAGGCGCCGTGTAGCGGCTCGCCGCAATTGAGACAGAGATGCTCGATCTCGGCGCTCACGCGGTCGGACTCCATGACCCAGCTCGTCTCGCGCTGGACTCCGGTCTTCATGCGGGCCTCGTCGACTCATTTTGAGCGAAATTGTCGACCACCGAGACTTCCGAACTCCGAGACTGCCAAACTCCGAGACGACCTAACGCCGAAGACCCATGAACGGCGTCACGCGCGAATCGAGTCCATTCGCCGGCGTCACTCGCTTTTGTTCTGGTTCGGAGTACGGCAGTTTCGGAGGATGGCCGTTTTCGGAGTTAGGCCGTTTCGGAGTCTCGGAGTATGGCCGTCTCGGAGTACGTCGGTGTTCGGACGTTTCGGACTTCGGCCATCTCACTCCGAAACCCGCCAAGCCCTATTCCCACTCAATGGTCGCGGGCGGCTTGGAGCTCACGTCGTATACCACTCGATTCACTCCCCTCACTTCATTGATTATGCGTGTGGAAATCCTGCCGAGCAAATCGTGAGGGAAGTGGTACCAGTCGGCGGTCATGCCGTCGGTGCTCGTCACGGCACGGAGCGCGACGACGTTTTCGTACGTTCGGAAGTCGCCCATCACGCCGACGCTGCGCACGGGGAGCAGCACGGCGAAGGCTTGCCAGATCTCGTTGTACAGACCGGCGTCGCGGATCTCCTCGAGGTAGATCGCGTCGGCGCGACGCAGCACGTCGAGCGCCGCGACGTCGACCGGACCGAGGACGCGGATGCCAAGACCGGGCCCCGGGAACGGGTGCCGGCCGACCATTTCTTCGGGCAGCCCCAACTCTCGGCCGACGTTGCGCACCTCGTCCTTGAACAGCTCGCGCAGCGGCTCGATGAGCTGGAACTTCATGCCCGGCTTCAAGCCGCCGACGTTGTGATGCGTCTTGATCGTCACCGACGGTCCGCCGCGCGGTGAGAACGACTCGATCACGTCGGGATAGAGCGTGCCCTGCACCAGGAACTTGTATTCGCCGTCCGACGAACCTTTGCCGTCGTCGCGCAGCGCGTCGGTCGTCGACTCGAAGACGTCGATGAAGGTGTGGCCGATGATCGTCCGCTTCTTCTCGGGGTCGTCGACGCCGGCCAGCTTGTCGAGAAAGATCTCGGACGCGTCCACGGTGATGAGCTTGATCCCGAGGTTCGCGCGAAACGTGCGCTCGACCTGCTCGCGCTCGTGGAGGCGGAGCAACCCGGTGTCGACGAACACGCACGTGAGCTGATCGCCGATCGCCCGATGCACGAGCGCCGCCGCCACCGCCGAGTCGACGCCGCCCGACAGGCCACACACGACGCGGGCGTCGCCGACGAGTTGTTTGATTGTCGACACTTCGCTCTCGACGAACGCCCCCGGCGTCCAACTCGGCTCGGCGTGGCAGACCTCGAAGAGGAAGTTCGCGATGATCTCGCCGCCGCGCGGTGTGTGCGCGACCTCGGGATGAAACTGGACGCCGTGAATCGGTTTGGTCTTGTGCCGCATCGCGGCGATCGCGACGCTCGCGCTCGATGCCGTCGCGACGTAGTCCGGCGGCGGAGCGTCGACGTGATCGCCGTGGCTCATCCAGACCTGCATCTTGTCGTGGTCGGCGAATCCGTCGAACAGGCCGCAGTTCTCGTCCACGCGCAGCTCGGCGCGGCCGTACTCGCGGCGTCCGGCGCCGATCACGTCGCCGCCGGAGACCCGGGCAACGACCTGCATGCCGTAGCAGATCGCCAGCACGGGAGCGACGTCGAGCACCGCTGGATCGACGGTTGGCGCACCTTCCTCGTACACCGAGTTCGGACCGCCGCTCAGAATGATCCCGGTAGGCTTCCACTCGCGGATCCACTCGAGCGACCGCGTCGGCGGATGAATCTCCGAGTAGACACGGGCTTCACGGACGCGGCGCGCGATGAGTTGGGTGAACTGCGATCCGTAGTCGATGATGAGAATACGCGACATCAATAGACCCATTCCTGGCCGGAGAGCGTCAGGAACTCGACGCGTCGGGCGTCGAGATCGAGCAACGCGGCGGACGGCTTGCCGTAGAGCCACCCGCATCCTTCGCCCGGATTCACGATCAGCGTCTCCCCGCGCGTCTTCATTTCCTGCTGATGCGTGTGCCCGTGCACGACGATCTCGTGGCCGAGCACCGACCGTTCGTGGACGTCGCCGATGTCGTGGACGAGAAGGATGCGCCGCCCGCCGACTTCGAAGCTGTGCGGCGATTCGAACAGCTCGATGCCGAGGGCCGACTGTGCGCGCGTGATGAGTCCCTGCGGATCGCCGTCGTTACGGCCGAAAACGCCGGCGAGCGAAATCTGCGCTTCCTCGATCGGCGTGAGCGAGAAGGGCGAGCAGTAGTCCCCGGCGTGCAGCAGCATGTTCGCGCCGCCGGCCTGAAGTTGGCGCACCAGCTCGGCGATGGCGGGAAGACGGTCGTGGGTGTCGGCGATCAATCCGATCTTCATTCGTGCGATTCTCCGGCTTCCCACGTTGGTGCGTCGACCTCGAGGCGGGTGAGATCGTCGTACAACTCGCGCGCGGTGATGATCGCGAAGCGATCCTCATCGACCAGCACCTCGGCGGCCCGCCCGCGGCTGTTGTAGTTCGAC is from Gemmatimonadaceae bacterium and encodes:
- the dusB gene encoding tRNA dihydrouridine synthase DusB → MAPFPFPLDAAVPLYLAPMAGVSESPFRRLCRGFGADVVITEFLSAEGIRRENPATIDKLRFGPDERPIGVQIFGADPAAMGEAAAFVTDVFQPEFIDINFGCPVKKVVKRNGGSGCLKDLNLVQDVLRAVARSTSLPVTCKIRSGWNEEMRDPVTIALRCQDAGARVLTLHPRTRTQMYTGNACWEEIAAVVDALDIPVLGNGDIKTPEDAVRMYHETKCAGVMIARGSFGQPWIFDQTRDLLEGRPMRPAPTIDARFAIALDHARMAAAYEPDRRGAAIEFRKHLGWYVKGLPASADLRKKLHAVNSLDEVEGIFDEYLRMRDTLVIEGSIDGDESDSVETAAA
- a CDS encoding PTS sugar transporter subunit IIA; protein product: MELREFFSEDAIELNIKGTTKDEVLKELIGLLKLDEKSEGMLFKMLKRRENLGSTGIGRGIAIPHCRSLVVNKLRVAFGRRREGIDFKAIDEKPVNFFFLIVAPPLEVSNQYLPVLGKIAQFSKEADVPARLLELTEPKQFLALLEEKGV
- a CDS encoding DUF3667 domain-containing protein, whose protein sequence is MKTGVQRETSWVMESDRVSAEIEHLCLNCGEPLHGAFCSNCGQRAVPPRPSLRELLGEAFAEFSGWDGKLAATLRLLVTRPGQLTVDFLDGKRARYITPLRLYLSVSLVYFLLSAAAPSSIAPGELAKVGDVGNAKITVGLGSHTPDQLTADQREVILASVPSAPKPLRPALRRLGTDPQGFQKDFTEVMPRLMFALLPVFALIVALFYRGRGFVEHLYFTIHVQTFFFVALGIGVLSRFTHVMALIIAAGILQFIWAPLYAHFSLRRVYGGSNGSTLLKELGIGALYAAVYVPSVVSLAVWIGGR
- the guaA gene encoding glutamine-hydrolyzing GMP synthase, with protein sequence MSRILIIDYGSQFTQLIARRVREARVYSEIHPPTRSLEWIREWKPTGIILSGGPNSVYEEGAPTVDPAVLDVAPVLAICYGMQVVARVSGGDVIGAGRREYGRAELRVDENCGLFDGFADHDKMQVWMSHGDHVDAPPPDYVATASSASVAIAAMRHKTKPIHGVQFHPEVAHTPRGGEIIANFLFEVCHAEPSWTPGAFVESEVSTIKQLVGDARVVCGLSGGVDSAVAAALVHRAIGDQLTCVFVDTGLLRLHEREQVERTFRANLGIKLITVDASEIFLDKLAGVDDPEKKRTIIGHTFIDVFESTTDALRDDGKGSSDGEYKFLVQGTLYPDVIESFSPRGGPSVTIKTHHNVGGLKPGMKFQLIEPLRELFKDEVRNVGRELGLPEEMVGRHPFPGPGLGIRVLGPVDVAALDVLRRADAIYLEEIRDAGLYNEIWQAFAVLLPVRSVGVMGDFRTYENVVALRAVTSTDGMTADWYHFPHDLLGRISTRIINEVRGVNRVVYDVSSKPPATIEWE
- a CDS encoding metallophosphoesterase; the encoded protein is MKIGLIADTHDRLPAIAELVRQLQAGGANMLLHAGDYCSPFSLTPIEEAQISLAGVFGRNDGDPQGLITRAQSALGIELFESPHSFEVGGRRILLVHDIGDVHERSVLGHEIVVHGHTHQQEMKTRGETLIVNPGEGCGWLYGKPSAALLDLDARRVEFLTLSGQEWVY